From the genome of Oenanthe melanoleuca isolate GR-GAL-2019-014 chromosome 23, OMel1.0, whole genome shotgun sequence:
ctcagcaagggCAGGATCAGTCCCTGACatcttcccagctccctcccccTCTCCGGAGTCCCAGCCAAACAGCGCTCAGCCTGTAATCCGCAGGAAGGCCGgtttccctggcagcagccttACCGCGGGATTCCGGGCTCCTTTCCCCGCGAGGGTCCCCGTGCTCGGGATGCGCAGCCGCGGGAAGCGGGGCCGGGGATGAGCTGCGGGGACTCGGTGAGAGCCCGGGGTGACCGCacggggcagccacagccccgGGAGAGGGTGGGAGCGTTCTCCAAAAGGGATGAAGGATGCTCGGAGGCGGCTCAGCCAATGGGGTGGCTGGGTTTGGTTGTCATGGCTACGGTTgggaggcagtgctggaagAGAAGGGGTGCGGAGCCCCCCCATCCTCTGcaaggagctggggcaggacaaGCAGCCGGCCCTGGGGCCGGTTTATTCTCTTGGGAGACCCATGGCAGAATCTCTTTAAATGCTTTCTGAGGtaaggggatttttgggagggcTGTGGGGGGGCTGTTTTGCCTGGCACAGTGAGATGGGAGCTGTAGAGTGCCTGTGGTTGCTGAATTTGGGGATGGGGGTGAAGGGCATCGTACTGGCAGTGCCCCTCTCCTTCTCTCAGCCCCTGCACTGCTTCTCCCCAGAGACCCTGGACCCCCAGGCACAccttgggctgctgcaggagctcagcattCCTCAGGGAACCCCCCTGACAGCACACCAGGACACCTGGGAGGGACAACTGGACCGTGGTAAGGAGGGGATGTCCCAGGCTGGGGCACGAGTTCCAGCAGGAATGACCCATCCATCCcttctgtgcccagccagggtGGGCTGGATGCTGTTTGGTGATGGGGAGTGAAGGGTAAAGCTGGAGGAGTTGCTCTCCTTTCCTGATTACGAAGCTCTAAGAGCttcaaaacatgtttttttcatcccattccccatctcTGGAATTGCTGGTGGTGCTTGCTCAATGCATTACaacatcctgctgctctggggtcagCGTGGTCTTTCTCCCAGTGCCCCCTGGAATGCAGTCAGGAGGTCtctgtggggaggagggggtgtGCAGCTCTGAGAAATGAAACCTCTGCCTTCTGCTCACTTCAAATCAGAGACACCATGCTCCTGGAAAAGCCCTGGAGCTAGATTTGGATTATTGGAGTGGAAATGTTCCCTGCTAGTTCATCAGCTCCCTGGGTtatgggctgggctggatccAGGGCAGGAGATTGTTAAAGCTAAGGGTGCGAGCTCAAAGCTAAAGCTCTGCTAGGATGAGCCAGAAAACTTTGTGCTGCTTAATTGTCCCCTTGTTCCACACCCTGTGTCAGGGGAGAGCTGTGGAACTGCACCCACAGCACCAACCCAGGCTGCCCTGAGGTTGGATGGTGTCAGgggagcctgtgctgtgcctcccTTGTCCTGGGGCTTCCCACTGGGCAAGTGGGTCCAGGAAGCTTCAGCTATTTGGAACCCACAGGGGATGTTCACCCCACTGAGCACTCGGCAGATCCAGCTGCATTCCAGAGCAGGAAGGGGCCTGTCCTGGCCTAGAAAGGCATCTCTGCTCTTTGTGGTGCAGTTGGCTTTGTTGTTGACTGTGCTGGTGCCTGCTGATGGAGACAAAGCTGCTGTGTGCCAAAACAGAGCTCTGAACTGCAGAGAAATGTGTCTCCTCCCCCGGGGAAGATGCTGTAAccacagcagggctctgctgagctgctggtttggagcagagcagcacagagctctaccagtgacaccccaggctgtgggctgaGTGGTCCATGCTGATGGAGCTTCTGGACACTTCCTCTAatattcctttcatttttacaGTGTGTCTCATCCTTAGAATCCATCCCCTACTCCAGGAGCCTTCAGAGCTCAGAAACCACACCATGAACGGGTACTTGAACGAATCCAATTTCCTGATGGTGGAGGAAGGCTTCACCACCAGAGACCTGCTGGAGAACCTCCTGGGGGAGCTGTGCCAAGAGGtgagggctgctgctctgctgctgcctctggaaaaggcattcctggagctgctgctcactccAGCTGTCCCCTAGGGCGAGCAGCAGGCCTTCTTCGTGGCAGACCTTGGGGACATAGTGAAGAAACACCTGCGTTTCCTGAAGGCCTTGCCCCGAGTGAAGCCCTATTTCCCAGTGAAATGCAACGGCAGCGAAGGGGTGATCcggctgctggcagagctgggggcaggatTCGCCTGTGCCAACAAggtggggctgtgggaggaCAGCTCCAGGGGAAATGTGTGTGGGGGagtggcagagctcagcctgcttTCCTAAGCCTCTGCTCTAGGTGACATTTGCAGGGGCAGGAGTCtccctctgctgtcccagcccagaaatCCTTGTCCCTTTGAATGACATtcctgtccctggagctgctgtcctggctgctggcacagcactgccacagctctcCAGCTCTTGGTGTCCTTAGGGCTGAGCCTAAAGATTTTGCTCCCTCCTGCTTGTCATTTGCAACAGCCAGATTTCCAGAGAGGAGGCAAAATGAAATCACTTTTATGTAATTAAACAGGATGTGTTTTCCAGGAGGAGAAAGTGCAAGAGTtgtcacagctcagagcaggggtCAGCCCCAGGCCTGCTAACCCCACTTGTTTCCTCTCCCATTTTCATGATGTTTTTAAACCTGTCCATGCCAGGACAAAGTCCACTGTGATCCCTTCGAGCTCTGGTAccttttctctggaaaagcCCAGGCTGCAACACTGACACTTTTCCCTCCTCAGCACTACAAACTAGacccagagctggtggctgatccacacccagctcctggggacctgctgcaggtgtccccttctccctgcaggcagagatCAGCAGGGTTCAAGGCATTGGGGTCCCAGCTGACAGGATTTTCTACAGCAGCCCCTGCAAGCAGGTCGCCCACATCAGGTACGCGGCCACCCACGGCGTGAGGCTGATGGCCTTTGACAACGAGGTGGAGCTGAGCAAGGTGGCCAGGAGCCACCCCCGTGCCAGGTGGGTGTCTGGCAGTGCCACTggagtgggagcaggaggaggggatgggCAGGAGGGCAAGAGGAGGTTGTACAAGGTGGGTGTCAGTCTCTTTTCCCAAGTgccaggacaagaggaaacggccttaagctgtgccaggggaagttAGActgaatttggggaaaaatttgtTCACTGAAGGGGTGATCAGGAAgtggcacagcctgcccagggaagggataGAATCACCATCTCTGGAAACATTCAAAAACCTTTTAAGTGTGGTGctcagggacatggtttagtgctggACTTAATAGTTCGTGTTAATATTTGGACTCAGCGATCTTTGAGGGTTTTTCCAGCCCTCAATTCATGATCCTGTTATTCCAAGACCCCTCAACACATTGTGACTTTGTTTCAGGCTGTTGTTGGGGATCACTGCTGACTCCATCCCTTCTGCCCACCCGAGCATGACTTTTGGGACCACGCTGAAATCCTGCCGGCACCTGCTGGAGACAGCAAAGGAACAGGCAGTGGAGGTTGTTGGCATCAGGTACAGCCAGGGGCCTTCTTCCATAGGGAGAAGATTGGGATCTGGGCAGCTTTTCATGGATTGGGATCTGGGGAGGTGTTCATGGATTGAGATCTGGGCAGCTTTTCTCTGGATTGGGATCTGGGGAGCTTTTCTCTGGATTGGGATCTGGGCAGCTTTTCATGGATTGGGATCTGGGGAGCTTTTCATGGATTGGGATCTGGGGAGATTTTCCCTGGATTGGGATCTGGGGAGATTTTCCTTGGATGGTGATCTGGGGAGCTTTTCATGGATTGGGATCTGGGGAGCTTTTCACGGATTGGGATCTAGGGAGCTTTTCTCTGGATTGGGATCTGGGGAGCTTTTCTCCCCTCTGAATTGGGGATCTGGGGAGCTTTTCCTTGGATTGGGATCTGGGGAGCTTTTCATGGATTGGGGTCTGGGGAGCTTTTCTCCCCTCTGGATTGGGGATCTGGGGAGATTTTCATGCATTGGGATCTGGGGAGCTTTTCCTTGGATTGGGATCTGGGGAGCTTTTCATGGATGGGGATCTGGGGAGATTTTCCTTGGATGGGGATCTGGGGAGCTTTTCCCTGAATTGGGATCTGGGGAGCTTTTCCTTGGATGGAGATCTGGGGAGCTTTTCCTTGGATTGGGATCTGGGGAGCTTTTCATGAATGGGGATCTGGGGAGCTTTTCCTGGATTGGGATCTAGGGAGCTTTTCCTTGGATGGGGATCTGGGagcttttccctgctggaacAATGCAGtgatccagctgctctgcttgggAGGGAGGTGAAGGCAGGGATTTGACCTTGTTGGGACACATGCAGATTTTGGGATGGTGTGTGGTAAACTGCCCCCAGTGAGTGACAATCgcagtgctgtgtcccctctgccctggggatgACCAAACCCTGCTGAGACAGGCTCTGTGCCCTCAGCTTCCACCTTGGGAGCCGtgggctggagccccaggccTTGgcccaggctgtggctgcagcacagctggtgtTTGACATGGGCACGGAGCTGGGACATCACATGCACCTCCTGGACATCGGGGGGGGCTTCCCTGGCACTGAGGACACCAGAGCCCCGCTGGAAGAGGTACAAACCTCCCAACAGCTGCCCTCAGCAGGCAGAGAAGGAGCTTGGAATGAGCCTCCCTGCAGAATTCCCAGCTGAACAAGAGGAaggttctttttcttctctcacagATTGCTGCTGGGATAAACTCTGCCTTGGATTTGTACTTCCCTGAGGGCAGTGGGGTGGACATTGTTGCCAGGCCTGGGCGTTACTATGTCACCTCTGCCTTCACCTTGGCTGTCAGCATCACTGCCCTGGAGGAGACCCCcgtggagcagcctggctctgacGGTGGGTGTGACAGCAGGGTGTGTCCCCTgcctccctgagcccccctgagccctgtgccctctcccTTGCAGAGGAAGAGTGTGGCAGCAAGAAGAGCCTGGTGTATCACCTCAGTGACGGCGTCTACGGCGCCTTCAGCTGCCTCCTGTTcgacagcccctgccccaggcctgggctgcacagggtgagagctcccctgccctggggaacgTCCCTCACCTCGGGTGGATCACCTcagccagccccacagcacagagggaagcTGTGCCCAGCCTCTGGGTTGAGCTTTGGGGGTCACTGTGATGAAATGAATGGGCCAGGAGACCAGGTCCTTTGTAAGGCATTAATTAAAAGATCAGCTCTGGGTGGGAAGCTTGAGGAATCCCATGCACTGCTATTGCTGCTCCCAGTCAATGAATCAAAAGAGGAGTGCAGTTTTGTCTgtaggcagagctggggcttccATCTTTGTGAGAATCCCAAGGcaggaaaaagtaaattattgTCAGGGGATGTCATTTTTACCGGGTGCTGTTTGTTTATAGCAACAGGACAAAGCAGCTTGGGATGGTAAATTTATGCTCTCTACTGTTTTTCTCAAACTGGGAACACTATTTTCAGTACCTAATGTTATTTGGGCTCATTGTTTTTAGGGGTTTTAACTCTGAGTAGTGTCCCAGCATCCTTTGCATATATTTTCTCTGACATCACTCCTCTCCCAGTCACAGGAGCCACTTtagggaagcagcagaggaattACCcaatgggaagggaaggggataTGGGTGAGACAACTGGGGACCAAAACAGAGTGAGGCcaataatttaatattaacaAATAACATTAATTAAGAACCAGCACAAAGTAAGGCTCGAAGGAAAAGAACAGTCAACCAAGAACATTTATCAAAACATGCAACACTAACCACTGTAAGTGACTAAGTGGACACCTTTGTAGGAAAACTTTCTCTGAAGGATTTATTCTTCACATGGGACACCCTCATCCcagtgttataaatgagaaacaaagtctcaatattcagcaaaatttcgattggtttattttatatagacagagcaagcagcgctggggaaaaTGTGAGGGGTCAGTGCCCACTCCATGCTCCACAgaacttggtttgcagctccctttttatagtctggttttccttgtagtgatcaataatttttattgttttgttgtagtaattctgcaaggtgagcagtggtggtcaaagaaacttccaaactgccctgggacagctcttgggacatTGGTCATGGAACCATCTGGGAGGAAAAAGACAGAAGTGGGAAGttgatctttagcagatagtttgggattgattacacaaaggcaggaaatctgattctgcaaaaaacctttcagactatagaaaacccctttttttttctcttttacaaacacaatattcataacagggagatttaaacagagtgggtttaatAATATATCTCCCTTTATTTAGGTCCAcgttcttttcttattttaagtattctggtttatacaaactccaaacCTTCTGTGATGACCACGAACGATTTACCAATGATCACACCAGTGTCTGCTGGGTGTTTTACCCGCAGagaccctgcccagagcagccctggcacagctgcagcctgcgGGGCCCGCGGGGGCACGGCGAGGATCGAATCGCCGacgggctggagctgcccctgctgcacgTGGGGGACTGGCTGCTTTTTGGGAACATGGGAGCCTACAGCATGCCAACATCacccctgctcagcacagggccCCAGCCACGGGTCAGCTACACCATGTCCCGCATGGCCTGGTAAGAGATGGGCGgggtgggagggcagggctgcatCCCCTGGGAGGTGCTGGCTTCTCTTCCATCATGGTCAAAGTGAGAGGGGGAAACCTGAGTcccagaaatagaaaattaatgaggcaaaaatcctatttttaaaatatttttaatattactaacattttaatattattactattattataaAGAGAGCCAGCTCACCTCTGGCTGTTGTTCTGGGGGACAGGAGAGCCCTGGAGCGTCCCCTTCCCCATTCTCAaggggctgctccttcccctggctcCCCTTTGGGTGTCTCCACTTGCAGGAAAGCCATCCAGCTCTTCCAGGAAAAGCCACCCCAGACAGAAGATGACCGTGAGAGCCTCTGCACCCCCTTGTCCTGTGGCTGGGAGATGGCAGAGACACTTTGTGTCACCCCTGTCTTTGCTCCAGCTGGCATCATCTGAGCACTGGGGGAGAAGGAACCACGGTGGGAAAGGTCCTGTGGTGGTACTGGCAGGGGAAATGTCCCATAATGGTATTGGGATGGGAAAAAtcccatggcagcaccagggaaaaGGTCCCACAGTGGTACTGGAGAGATAAAAATCCTACAGTGGTACCATAGTGGGAAAAAtcccatggcagcaccaggggaAAAGGTCCCACAGTGGTACTGGGGGGATAAAAATCCTACAGTGGTACCATAGTGGGAAAAATCCCATGGTAGTAGCAGAAGGGAGAGGTCCTGTGATGGTAccagagagggaagggatcccatggcagtgccagggaggggaaggTGCCATCCTGCCTCTGGCATTGCCCCACTCTGTTCCCATGGCCTTGGAATAAATCCTGTCCCACaaatcctgctcctccagctcgTGTGGTGTGCGTGCCTTCAGAAGGGGTTTGGCAGGTCTGGGCTCTGTTTTCAGGAGTGCTGGTGATAATTGATAGCCCAGCATGGCTTGAGGGGTCAGGTGAGGGAGCCCCGGGCTCTTCCTCCCCACCCTGTGCCCGAGGTGCTGCAGGATCCCTCTGCAATCACCATTTGATGAGGCTTTGCTGCTTAGGGAGGGCGGGGCTGCTCACCCAAACCTCGGACTCTGCTCAGGCACCCAGAGGGACCCCGGGGATTTTGGGAAATAGGAAATAgggggtgggtttgggttttgtgggtgacactggggggaAATCCTGGGTGTTGTGGTATTTCCCTGGTTCCTGAGGTCCTGTCAGACCTCACAAAGGCTCCTGCCCTGGGTACAGCCCTGTAGGCCAGgactgggagaactggggggcactgggaggacCTTGGATCGTGGGAATGGGATGCACTAGGAGTAATGggacactgggtgacactgaggtggagacactgggagcactgagggTGGGGTGTGCATTGGTCAGATCACCCTTGATTTCCAGGTTTGGGGACTCAGAGCACTGGGAGGACACTGGGAGAATTGGGAGGACTATACTGGGAGGACACTGGGAGCATTGGAGAGACACTGGAGCACtaggaggaggatggagggaggacACTGCGCCACTGGGaggacactgggagcactgggaggacactgggcactgggagAAGCACACAGGGAGAACATTGGGAGCATTGGGAGGGCACTGGAAAGAGCACAGAGGGAGGACACTGGGaggacactgggagcactgggaggagcaCAGACGGAGGACActggggaactgggagcactgggaggagcaCAGAGGAAGGACACTGGGaggacactgggagcactgggggagcacagagggaggaCACTGGGaggacactgggagcactgggaggagcaCAGATGGAGGACACTGGGATGACACTGGGaggacactgggagcactgggggagcacagagggaggaCGCTGGGaggacactgggagcactgggggagcacagagggaggaCACTGGGaggacactgggagcactgggggagcacagagggaggacactggggcactgggagcactgggggagcacagagggaggacactgggagcactgggggagcacagagggaggacactgggatcactgggagcactgggggagcacagagggaggacactgggatcactgggagcactgggggagcCTTAAGCACCGtggccgccagggggcgctggGGCGCGGCGCGCAGCCAGTCCTCCAATCCGCCAGGGGCGCTAGAGCGCAGGGGAGCCGCTCGTGCCGCTCTTCTCTCCCCGCCCAGCCGCAAAGCGCGACGCGCTGTCGCGACGGGGGTTGCGCTTGACGGCAGGAGCGTCGCGAAAGGCCCGTGAAGGACGGCGGCGGGTCCGTGAGGGGGGGCGGCGGTGTCGGCGGCGCGACAGCGGCTGTGTCGCGACAGGAGCGCAGCCATGCCGTTCTGGGgcctgcagaagcagctgggcATCGATGTGGACAGCTGGCTGGTGCGGCAGAGCATGCCGCAGCCGCACGGGCAGGCCGCGCTCTGCCACGCCTTCGAACGCGAGTGGGTGGAGTGCGGGCACGGGCTGGGCCAGACCCGCGCCCGCCGCGAGTGCCAGCTGGAGTACGAGGATTTCGTGGAGTGCATGCAGCGCACCAAGCTGGTGAGTGGgcggggggacacagggggctttggggggacacagggggctttggggggacacagggggctttggggggacacagggggctttggggggacacggggcgTGGGGATCCTGACAGAGCGGGGACACCAGCTCCGGGTGGGGGTGCAGAGGGCCCTGGCCACGCTCTGGGGAAGGTTTGGGGGCTCCAGCCCGGGGTGGGAGCGCTGCCTGGTCGTTCCCAGTGTGAGGGgggtcctgccctgcagcagccccttccccgaggctgtgtgtctgcaggagccccgggaagctgtggctgccccgtTCCTGGgggtgttccaggccaggttggagcagcctgatcagtgggaggtgtccctgcccgtgggggtgggactggatgggatTTTAGTTCCCTCCCAACCAAATATTCCATGTTTTGGGGCGGGATTTTTTCCCTGCCCCTAGCgcttctccagcagcatccACATCCAGGACAAAACCCTGCTCAGAAAATTGGGCTGGAAATCCAAATATCATTAGTACAGAACATCCTGAAAGCCCCAAAATCTTTGAGAAGAGGCTCAAACTCGAGTGAGGAGCCTTAGGGTGGGGTTGGTGTGGGTTCTACATCTGCCATCTGTTTTGGGGACCCCCTGAGGGATCCCTGAGcccccctgtgtccctgccaggccCAACGGCTCCGGACCATCTTGGAGCAGCGGGACAAGCTGATGAAAGAAGGGAAATACAAACCCCCCCCCTACCACATGGGCAAGGAGGAGCCCAGGCCGTGATTCCCACTGGAATTCTTCTTGGAAGAAAacccccagagcacagggcaggggccctgctgtggctggaggggAACAACCTGAGATGGAGCATCACTTGGACAGTAAATATCCCTTTGGAATGTCTCCTTGGCTCtgtcttgtctttttttgttttggggaaaaCACCTCGTTTCCACATGGATTCAGAGTGGAAGATTTGGGATCTCTCCTGGCTTTTCAGTGTGTGGGAGGCAGATTTCCTCACTGGGGGCTTTGAAATCCCATAAACCAGCAGGATCCATGGAGTCCCAGGATGTTTGTTCCTCCCAAGGAGAGTTTTTCCTCCCATTCCCTCCAAATTCCCTCAGTTTTGGAGCAGCACTGAAGCAGGTGAATCCCTGGAAGTGGAGAGTGGCCAGCTCTGTGCTTTAATCCATGCTTTTAATACTGCTGGAGGTGGAGTTAATACTGGATTTTTGCTGTGAGACTCCTGATCCcagcaaatcccagctgggatgCCAAAGGCTGTGACCTGGGGGGCAGGGATGTGACATTCCAGGGGGGACATTCCAgacccctgccctgctcccagagggATCTGTGCTGTTCCTAGGGTGTGAATCCCATGGTGGGCACAGGAGAGGAGTCTCATGGGTCCCTGATCCAGGCAGATCCTGGCATTGCTGTGCCCTTGGACATGAGGGGTCACAGCTGGGTGCTGCTTTTGGGGGCTCTGAGCCATCCCAgggtgtccagggcagggatctgagccaggagagctctgtTATTTCCCTTGTTTGGCACTGCTGATTCACACTCTGACATGTGTGTTCCCTCTATTTTAGATAACTCTATAAATAatgtctattttaatttttctcctgtttcctgCCCAAAGCAGGAATAACTGACCCAAGACCCCATCCTGGCTGGACCCTGGCTAATTCCTGGCTGTCCTTGCAGTAGCTGATGGAGTCTGACAATCCTCAGGGATTCTGGTTGCTGTTTTAAATATGAAAACTCTGGAAAACCAGCATCAGGATATCAGTGCTCCATGGATCTCAGCACTCCAGCTGTGAATGTGGGCAAGGAGGagggaaacacagggaaaatatGAGAGCCATGTGAGGAAAAGGGAATGGCTTCAGGTGGAAAGGGGGAGGCTGTGGAGCTGCCAGAACAAATAAAGGATGGATAAAGAGGGAGAAATAATGCTGGGGATGGAAATGGAGTGGTGCCATGGAGCCATCAGAGTTATTTATCCTCAGTGGTTtgtcctggggggatttggggaggaggaGTGAGGGAGGGGGTGGGGCTGATTTGGGGACCCACATGGAACGCCCAGAAagtctgagcagggctgagctgttcCAGGAGCTGGTTCCTCACCAAACCACACTGCAGTTCCCCAGGGTCACTCCCTGGCATTCTCCCATGGATGGAAATTTGGAAagcagagccagccaggagGTAAAATCTTCACAAGCTTCCACACTTGCAATCACTCATTATGTATGATCATTAATTATTATCAATtatccttccctttcccaaagAGATGTGTGCTGGTGGAGGCACCAGGAATGCAGAGAAGATTT
Proteins encoded in this window:
- the AZIN2 gene encoding antizyme inhibitor 2; the encoded protein is MSCGDSTLDPQAHLGLLQELSIPQGTPLTAHQDTWEGQLDRVCLILRIHPLLQEPSELRNHTMNGYLNESNFLMVEEGFTTRDLLENLLGELCQEGEQQAFFVADLGDIVKKHLRFLKALPRVKPYFPVKCNGSEGVIRLLAELGAGFACANKAEISRVQGIGVPADRIFYSSPCKQVAHIRYAATHGVRLMAFDNEVELSKVARSHPRARLLLGITADSIPSAHPSMTFGTTLKSCRHLLETAKEQAVEVVGISFHLGSRGLEPQALAQAVAAAQLVFDMGTELGHHMHLLDIGGGFPGTEDTRAPLEEIAAGINSALDLYFPEGSGVDIVARPGRYYVTSAFTLAVSITALEETPVEQPGSDEEECGSKKSLVYHLSDGVYGAFSCLLFDSPCPRPGLHRRPCPEQPWHSCSLRGPRGHGEDRIADGLELPLLHVGDWLLFGNMGAYSMPTSPLLSTGPQPRVSYTMSRMAWKAIQLFQEKPPQTEDDRESLCTPLSCGWEMAETLCVTPVFAPAGII
- the NDUFS5 gene encoding NADH dehydrogenase [ubiquinone] iron-sulfur protein 5; the encoded protein is MPFWGLQKQLGIDVDSWLVRQSMPQPHGQAALCHAFEREWVECGHGLGQTRARRECQLEYEDFVECMQRTKLAQRLRTILEQRDKLMKEGKYKPPPYHMGKEEPRP